The Sphingomonas carotinifaciens region ATGGCCGCTATCGGTGATGGTGATGATGCCGGTCTGTAACATCGGATGCACGCCGACCCGCCGGCCCACCAGCCGCTCATACCAGGGCCAGGCCCCCGCCGGCGTGATCGCGGCGCGGTGGACGACGATGGCGTTGCCGCCGCCGCGCATATACGCCTCGAACTTCGCGCGCTGCGCGGGGTTCAGTTCCTCGCCGGGCGTGTTGAGGAACATCACCGCAGCATATTGCGACAGATCGCCGTCGAACGTCTCGGTCTTGTTCGTCCACACCATCTCGAACGCGTGCAGCTTGGCCAGATGCTCCAGGCTGTCGCGTGCGATCGGGATGTATTCGTAATGATATTTGTTCGGAATGGCGAGGACGAGCAGCTTGTATTGCGCCTGTGCCCAGGCGGTGCCGGGGGCGAGAAGCGCAAGGAAAGCGATGGCAAGGCGGATCATGGGCGCACCCGGTACAGCGAATGGTGGGTCAGGATGAACAGCGTGGCCTTGTCCGCCCCGCCGAACACCAGTTGCAGCGGTCGTT contains the following coding sequences:
- a CDS encoding ThuA domain-containing protein, whose product is MIRLAIAFLALLAPGTAWAQAQYKLLVLAIPNKYHYEYIPIARDSLEHLAKLHAFEMVWTNKTETFDGDLSQYAAVMFLNTPGEELNPAQRAKFEAYMRGGGNAIVVHRAAITPAGAWPWYERLVGRRVGVHPMLQTGIITITDSGHPATFGVPDRWIWSDEFYTTTNPYKVNISTVLSVDENSYDPRKIWPGQVSLPMGRDHPIAWHHDHEKGRVFVTTLGHNGEMYRDPQYLAHLMGGVWWAATGMPRR